From one Lotus japonicus ecotype B-129 chromosome 3, LjGifu_v1.2 genomic stretch:
- the LOC130743677 gene encoding uncharacterized protein LOC130743677: protein MDKSWIPKPRNSTEYEQGVRGFLDFAFEHRSVNGKIICPCKRCHFKKRKSRDEVYDHLICTPFPAGYTSWSYHGESATGETHNASFINPSNSTEGTTIVEDPVQNMINDAFGVDRHRENEVLIVENVDIDMDEEETTPASQERLEADEFYELARDGEQPLYEGCTKYSRLSFLVKLYHIKCLSGVSDKAMTMILELLNDAFEHAKIPSSFYEAKKTISKLGLNYEKIDACKYHCMLYWGNKEDEEREICKNFQTSRWKSSGDGSSGKKVPKKVLHYFPLKPRLQRLFLSTKTAEDMRWHASNTNNDGLMRHPRDSKAWEEFDKSHGWFAQDPRNVRLALASDGFNPYGTMSTSHSIWPVILIPYNTPPWVCMKQSSFILSLIIPGKKNPGNNIDVYLQPLIKELKELWTIGVDAYDSFKREMFKLHAAVMWTISDLPGLSALSGWNTYTGLACPSCNFDFIRCRLPHSQKSCFMGHRRFLDRKHKFRFNRVRFNGEQDLRDPPETPTGYQIFEQVRNIKVTFGGKPKKKGDAKGKRKIRRNEQVSQGGTEQWKKCSIFFDLPYWKDNQLRHNLDMMHIEKNVCENLIFTLLNDSGKSKDHLKASKDLEAMDIRPDLWPDENGKYPLAVFTMTNVGKNAFLKTLKNITVPDGYSSNISRCIDLNTNKLNGMLKSHDFHILLEQLLPLAMRSTLPDEVTTILMEFCSFFRKLSGKVLKVEDLDKWQDQIILTLCHMEMLFPPSFFTVSVHLVVHLVEEIKLGGPVHYRWMYPIERYLGHLKSYVRNQARPEGSIAEGYLMEEILTFCSRYLDNIETRWNRPHRVDDEPNHIQSQSRAAELFPNVGRPVGSSSNYTLTHMEKLQAHRHVLTNCPAVDSYLQQFRAIVRRQLRSGTRNTPEVDKKIRNNLDTISGPDKDILISLSQGPFNQARKFTAFNVNGYKFRTLARDKLLKTQNSGVYGMFGTRSYSSSSDSQMRFGGVPYYGRLVEIIEICYNGFTVPMFKCEWANTTNQTGLKKDKLGFVSINFGRLIHTGAHEDDEPYIKASEAQLVYYVDDENDQGWSIPVHLKPRDLYEMGEDEEIMASDETYPSQNLEQVFSDATNHIPLARMTTDDDPEDIPIIDYDLSSDNEDDV from the exons ATGGATAAGTCATGGATTCCAAAGCCACGAAACTCAACTGAGTATGAACAAGGAGTTAGGGGATTTCTTGATTTTGCCTTTGAACACCGCTCGGTCAATGGCAAAATAATATGCCCTTGTAAACGTTGTCATTTCAAAAAACGGAAGAGTAGAGATGAGGTGTATGATCACTTAATCTGTACGCCATTTCCAGCAGGATACACTTCTTGGTCCTATCATGGGGAGAGTGCAACCGGCGAAACTCATAATGCTTCTTTCATCAACCCCTCAAATTCAACTGAAGGCACAACAATTGTTGAAGATCCTGTTCAAAACATGATCAATGATGCATTTGGAGTCGATAGGCACAGGGAAAATGAAGTACTCATTGTAGAAAATGTGGAtattgacatggatgaagaagaaaCGACACCTGCATCTCAAGAAAGGCTTGAAGCTGATGAGTTTTATGAATTGGCCAGAGATGGAGAACAACCCTTGTATGAAGGATGTACAAAGTATTCAAGATTATCGTTTTTGGTGAAACTATATCATATCAAGTGTCTTTCTGGAGTGAGTGACAAGGCCATGACAATGATACTAGAACTACTAAATGATGCATTTGAACACGCAAAAATTCCTAGTTCATTCTACGAGGCCAAGAAGACAATCTCCAAGCTTGGTTTGAATTATGAAAAGATAGATGCGTGCAAATATCATTGTATGCTCTATTGGGGTAATAAGGAGGATGAAGAGAGGGAGATCTGCAAAAATTTCCAGACCTCTAGGTGGAAGTCAAGTGGTGATGGAAGTAGCGGGAAGAAAGTACCTAAAAAAGTTCTTCATTACTTTCCACTAAAACCCCGCCTACAGAGATTGTTTTTGTCAACAAAGACAGCAGAGGACATGAGGTGGCATGCGAGCAATACTAACAACGATGGATTAATGAGGCATCCCAGAGACTCTAAAGCTTGGGAGGAGTTTGATAAATCTCATGGATGGTTTGCACAAGATCCTCGGAACGTGCGTCTTGCATTAGCATCTGATGGTTTTAATCCCTATGGTACTATGAGTACAAGTCACAGTATTTGGCCAGTTATTCTCATTCCGTATAACACTCCTCCATGGGTGTGTATGAAACAGTCCTCTTTCATTTTGTCCCTGATAATCCCTGGTAAAAAAAACCCAGGAAATAACATAGATGTCTACCTGCAACCTTTGATAAAAGAGCTGAAGGAGTTGTGGACGATAGGTGTGGATGCCTATGATTCTTTCAAGCGAGAGATGTTCAAGCTACATGCAGCTGTAATGTGGACAATCAGTGACCTTCCTGGGCTGTCAGCACTTTCTGGGTGGAACACGTACACTGGACTTGCTTGTCCATCATGTAACTTTGACTTTATCCGTTGTCGTCTCCCTCATAGTCAAAAAAGTTGCTTTATGGGTCATCGTCGTTTTCTGGATCGAAAACACAAGTTTAGATTTAACAGGGTCCGTTTTAATGGTGAGCAAGATCTGCGTGATCCACCTGAAACACCCACTGGTTATCAAATTTTTGAACAGGTTCGGAATATTAAGGTTACATTTGGTGGAAAGCCAAAGAAGAAAGGGGatgcaaaaggaaaaagaaaaataagacgCAATGAACAGGTTTCACAAGGTGGCACTGAGCAATGGAAAAAATGCAGTATATTCTTTGATCTTCCATATTGGAAGGATAATCAGCTACGCCATAATCTTGACATGATGCACATTGAGAAGAATGTTTGTGAAAATCTCATATTCACTTTGCTTAATGATAGTGGAAAGTCAAAAGATCATCTCAAAGCCAGTAAAGACCTTGAAGCTATGGACATAAGACCCGACCTTTGGCCTgatgaaaatggaaaatatCCTTTGGCGGTCTTTACAATGACTAATGTTGGGAAGAATGCATTTTTGAAAACCTTAAAGAATATCACGGTGCCTGATGGTTATTCGAGCAACATTTCTAGGTGCATTGACTTGAATACTAATAAGTTGAATGGAATGCTGAAAAGCCATGACTTTCATATATTGTTGGAGCAGTTATTGCCATTAGCTATGAGATCAACATTGCCTGATGAGGTTACTACAATATTAATGGAGTTCTGCTCATTCTTCAGAAAGTTAAGTGGTAAAGTGTTGAAAGTGGAGGATTTAGACAAATGGCAAGATCAAATCATCCTCACCTTATGCCACATGGAAATGTTATTTCCTCCTTCGTTCTTCACAGTGAGTGTTCACTTAGTTGTTCATCTTGTTGAGGAAATTAAGCTTGGAGGTCCTGTCCATTATCGATGGATGTATCCGATAGAAAG GTACTTAGGACATCTAAAATCCTATGTACGTAATCAAGCAAGGCCAGAGGGCTCCATAGCAGAAGGCTACCTGATGGAAGAGATTCTTACATTTTGTTCAAGATATTTAGATAACATTGAGACAAGATGGAATCGACCTCACCGTGTTGATGATGAGCCTAATCATATACAATCTCAATCACGTGCAGCTGAATTATTTCCTAATGTTGGGAGGCCAGTTGGTAGCTCTTCTAATTACACTCTTACACACATGGAAAAGTTACAAGCTCACAGGCACGTGTTGACAAACTGCCCAGCAGTTGATTCCTATCTTCA GCAATTTAGAGCTATTGTACGAAGGCAGTTAAGGAGTGGTACAAGGAATACTCCTGAGGTTGACAAGAAG ATCCGAAATAATCTCGACACTATTTCCGGACCAGATAAAGATATTCTTATTAGTCTCTCACAAGGTCCTTTTAACCAAGCTAGAAAGTTCACTGCATTTAATGTCAATGGATACAAATTTCGAACCTTAGCACGAGACAAGTTATTAAAAACTCAGAATAGTGGAGTTTATGGCATGTTTGGAACAAGAAGTTACTCAAGCAGTAGTGATTCTCAAATGAGGTTTGGAGGGGTGCCTTATTATGGAAGATTGGTAGAAATCATTGAAATTTGCTATAATGGTTTCACTGTACCCATGTTCAAATGTGAATGGGCTAATACTACAAACCAAACAGGCttaaagaaagataaattgGGTTTTGTGTCTATCAACTTTGGAAGACTAATACATACTGGAGCACATGAAGATGACGAACCGTATATTAAGGCCTCTGAAGCTCAGTTGGTATATTATGTGGACGATGAAAATGATCAAGGTTGGAGCATACCAGTTCATCTGAAGCCAAGAGACTTGTATGAGatgggagaagatgaagaaattatGGCATCCGATGAGACATACCCATCACAAAATTTGGAACAAGTTTTCTCTGATGCTACAAATCACATACCATTGGCAAGAATGACTACAGATGATGATCCTGAAGACATACCCATCATTGATTATGATTTAAGCTCTGATAATGAGGATGATGTCTAA
- the LOC130743676 gene encoding uncharacterized protein LOC130743676: MTRRPNTRGRRCLSTPNDQSGSSQMNLPSAQVGSNHSASITNTGSSSQEGVQTNPTSPNEVHANAQDGPQVAASSSTQRKPKNASWNVNVIDPDGHIIPSKLRAADVLSTRTPNRILTQWNSRSQPVGESGGLLGQALGLLASNFSHFPIVYENWKIVPDHYKDSVYATIKEKFVVNDDDHRKFILTSLGKKWRDNKSELFLENYDWEVSMAQNIQNPPVGIEPDHWILFVQHKLSDKQREISEKNAANRAKQVIPHTLGSKSLARKRDELELQDGRPYSRADMYLVSHQKNDGTYVNDEARLKCDQLRTAIENCSSENEAFVDTFGKERPGYVRGMGLGVTPSQLTIPSFNRSTLQNDGLIEKMQSEIESLKEKAAEVDALKAQVTEMDVLKEQLAFLMQEINLKWSLCLC; this comes from the exons ATGACTCGTAGACCCAATACTCGTGGTCGTAGGTGTCTATCAACACCTAATGATCAATCTGGCTCTTCACAAATGAATCTGCCAAGTGCACAAGTTGGCAGCAATCATAGTGCGTCGATAACAAATACTGGATCATCATCTCAGGAAGGTGTTCAAACTAACCCAACCAGTCCAAATGAGGTACATGCAAATGCTCAGGATGGGCCCCAAGTTGCAGCTTCATCCTCAACTCAAAGAAAGCCTAAAAATGCTAGTTGGAATGTGAATGTCATAG ATCCCGATGGTCATATTATTCCATCAAAGTTAAGAGCAGCTGATGTCTTGTCTACAAGAACTCCCAATAGGATACTAACCCAGTGGAATTCACGTAGCCAACCAGTAGGAGAGTCTGGTGGCTTATTGGGTCAAGCTTTGGGGCTTCTGGCGAGCAATTTTTCCCATTTTCCAATAGTGTATGAGAACTGGAAAATAGTACCTGATCATTACAAGGATAGTGTTTATGCCACCATCAAG GAAAAATTCGTGGTAAATGATGATGATCATAGAAAATTTATCTTAACTAGTTTGGGGAAGAAATGGAGAGACAACAAATCTGAACTGTTCCTTGAGAATTATGATTGGGAAGTTTCTATGGCACAAAATATTCAGAATCCCCCAGTAGGGATTGAGCCAGATCATTGGATACTTTTTGTGCAGCACAAGCTAAGTGATAAACAAAGG GAAATATCTGAAAAAAATGCAGCAAATCGAGCTAAACAAGTGATCCCTCATACACTGGGATCAAAGTCACTAGCAAGAAAGAGAGATGAGCTG GAGTTGCAAGATGGACGACCATATAGTAGAGCAGACATGTATCTTGTTTCTCATCAAAAGAATGATGGAACTTATGTTAATGATGAGGCTAGACTCAAATGT GACCAATTGCGTACCGCAATTGAAAATTGTTCTTCTGAGAATGAAGCCTTTGTTGATACTTTTGGGAAGGAACGTCCTGGATATGTACGTGGCATGGGACTTGGAGTAACTCCAAGTCAGCTCACTATACCTAGCTTCAACAGGTCAACCCTTCAAAATGATggtttgattgaaaaaatgCAATCTGAAATTGAATCTCTAAAGGAAAAAGCTGCTGAAGTTGATGCTTTAAAAGCACAAGTTACTGAGATGGATGTTTTGAAGGAACAACTTGCTTTTCTTATGCaa GAAATAAATCTGAAGTGGTCACTATGTCTCTGCTGA